One Cervus elaphus chromosome 27, mCerEla1.1, whole genome shotgun sequence genomic region harbors:
- the PRELID3A gene encoding PRELI domain containing protein 3A isoform X5: MRVWSSEHVFGHPWDTVIKAAMRKYPNPMNPCVVGVDVLERSVDGRGRLHSHRLLSTEWGLPSLVRAILGTSRTLTYIREHSIVDPVEKKMELCSTNITLTNLVSVSERLVYTSHPEDPGKTVLTQEAVITVKGVSLGSYLESLMANTISSNAKKGWAAIEWIIENAERALS; encoded by the exons ATGAGGGTCTGGAGCTCAGAGCATGTGTTCGG CCACCCGTGGGACACGGTCATCAAGGCGGCCATGAGGAAGTACCCGAATCCCATGAACCCCTGTGTTGTGGGTGTCGACGTGCTGGAGCGCAGTGTGGATGGCCGGGGCCGGCTTCACAGCCACCGCCTCCTTAGCACCGAGTGGGGGCTGCCCAGCCTCGTGAGAGCG attttgggGACCAGTAGGACTTTGACATACATCAGAGAACATTCTATCGTGGATccagtggaaaagaaaatggagctCTGCTCCACCAAT ATCACACTCACAAATTTGGTGTCGGTGAGTGAGAGGCTGGTGTACACATCCCACCCGGAGGACCCAGGAAA GACCGTGCTCACTCAGGAAGCTGTCATCACCGTGAAGGGAGTCAGCCTGGGCAGCTATCTGGAGAGTTTAATGGCCAACACGATATCGTCCAATGCAAAGAAG GGCTGGGCCGCTATTGAGTGGATAATTGAAAATGCGGAACGCGCACTGAGCTAA